The following are encoded together in the Triticum dicoccoides isolate Atlit2015 ecotype Zavitan chromosome 6B, WEW_v2.0, whole genome shotgun sequence genome:
- the LOC119325087 gene encoding uncharacterized protein LOC119325087 gives MHRARTRWWRSRKFWLNVDVHCVVRGLQYLVRVQVWSGRSGKNPGRERRRRRHGRFGRSIRRSSTIATSDAMSKTWSTATETVPAASELAQITGVAAKSTNTMATATASTAATNKVQEEGQETTRHPLTFSFLPFWLSFPTTVAGVICLCVLWAETNADNV, from the coding sequence ATGCACCGGGCACGGACGCGGTGGTGGAGGAGCCGCAAGTTCTGGCTCAACGTCGACGTCCACTGCGTCGTCCGCGGGCTCCAGTACCTCGTCCGCGTACAGGTTTGGAGCGGCCGGTCCGGCAAGAATCCAGGCCGGGAGCGGCGGCGCCGCCGGCATGGCCGGTTCGGGCGGAGCATTAGAAGGTCCAGCACCATCGCGACCTCGGATGCCATGTCCAAGACGTGGTCCACGGCGACGGAAACTGTTCCGGCGGCCTCCGAACTGGCGCAGATCACGGGCGTGGCGGCGAAGTCCACCAACaccatggcgacggcgacggcgtctaCCGCCGCCACGAACAAGGTGCAAGAAGAAGGACAGGAGACCACGAGGCATCCTCTCACCTTTTCCTTTCTTCCCTTCTGGCTCTCTTTTCCGACGACTGTCGCCGGCGTGATTTGCCTATGCGTGCTCTGGGCAGAGACAAATGCTGATAACGTGTGA